One part of the Fusobacterium pseudoperiodonticum genome encodes these proteins:
- a CDS encoding M48 family metallopeptidase, translating into MEYTITKKKIKNFILRIYPDLTIAVSAPLSATSKDIENFVLSKKDWIEKTLEKLNKLKDDSIKILGKKVEKKVIQSDLERISLTDRNIFIYTKNSEELEVEKKFLEWKYNKLKEIIDEAVERYTKLLNTEINYYKIKRLSSAWGIYHRRENYISFNIDLIEKDIESIDYVVLHEICHIFYMDHQKKFWALVEKYMPDYKIRRKKLKS; encoded by the coding sequence ATGGAATATACAATTACAAAAAAGAAAATCAAAAATTTTATTTTAAGAATATATCCTGACTTAACTATCGCAGTATCAGCTCCTTTATCTGCAACTAGCAAGGATATTGAAAATTTTGTTCTATCTAAAAAAGACTGGATAGAAAAAACATTAGAAAAATTAAATAAATTAAAAGATGACAGTATAAAGATTTTAGGTAAAAAAGTAGAAAAAAAAGTTATTCAATCAGATTTAGAAAGAATAAGTTTAACTGACAGAAATATATTTATATATACAAAGAATAGTGAAGAACTTGAAGTTGAAAAGAAATTTTTGGAATGGAAATACAATAAATTAAAAGAAATTATAGATGAAGCTGTAGAAAGATATACTAAATTACTAAATACTGAAATAAACTACTATAAGATAAAAAGACTTTCTTCTGCTTGGGGTATTTATCACAGAAGGGAGAATTATATCAGCTTCAATATAGATTTAATTGAAAAAGATATAGAAAGTATTGATTATGTAGTTCTTCATGAGATATGTCATATTTTCTATATGGATCATCAAAAAAAATTTTGGGCTCTAGTTGAAAAATATATGCCTGACTATAAGATAAGAAGAAAAAAATTAAAATCATAA